From a single Oceaniferula flava genomic region:
- a CDS encoding M48 family metallopeptidase, with translation MNFFQAQDDARRRTKWLVLYFILAVIGVILSVYAIVAAAMTYLGAGNPLMPGVFIMTALITGGVMGTGSLFKSMQLNGGGSVVARDMGARQVDAHTTDTDERRLVNVVEEMAIASGVPVPEIWLMDDELGINAFAAGTEPGNAVVAVTRGCLQRLTRSELQGVVAHEFSHILNGDMRLNMRLMGLLFGILMISMIGRTLFHALRFVNVRGSSRDSKGGGGAVVIAILLAGVGLMIVGSIGVFFGRLIQAAISRQREYLADASAVQFTRDTDGIAGALMKIGGQQYGSKINAAKAAEASHLFFADGGMFSYGLATHPPLDQRIKALQKSWDGEFIETHLPDVATGRSASRDARMSGFSGHTPPPLPGRGNVDRVEMQNLGEPSQVNISIGSQLHESLEREWIHACHDREEAQALIFGLLLAEDNELRQEEVLFVNNGAGQDAGALAVEWNHSLSGLHSSVKIALIDLCVPTLRRLSRPEYERFVEITQWLIASDGQVDLFEFMLQHIVERHLDSHFQRRGYGKIRYRRIEQLERESNVLLTTLAALGGEQQMQEAYQAALSDSGKTMEMLPPEACGLKNVEQALEKFDAATPLVKKQLLRMLGVAVMHDGVIESREAELLRATADAIGCAVPPFVKNR, from the coding sequence ATGAACTTCTTCCAAGCTCAGGACGATGCCCGCCGTCGCACCAAATGGCTGGTGCTCTATTTCATCTTGGCGGTGATCGGCGTGATCCTCTCGGTCTACGCCATCGTGGCGGCGGCGATGACTTACCTGGGGGCTGGCAATCCGCTGATGCCCGGCGTGTTCATCATGACCGCTCTGATCACAGGCGGCGTCATGGGGACGGGGAGCTTATTCAAATCCATGCAGCTGAATGGCGGGGGCTCGGTCGTTGCGCGCGACATGGGCGCACGCCAGGTGGATGCTCATACCACCGATACCGACGAGCGGCGGCTGGTCAATGTGGTGGAAGAAATGGCCATCGCTTCAGGTGTCCCCGTGCCGGAAATCTGGCTGATGGATGATGAGCTGGGTATCAATGCCTTCGCGGCCGGCACCGAGCCGGGGAATGCGGTGGTGGCGGTGACCCGTGGCTGTCTCCAGCGTCTAACACGATCTGAACTTCAGGGGGTGGTGGCGCACGAATTCAGCCATATTTTGAATGGCGACATGAGGCTCAACATGCGCCTGATGGGCCTGCTGTTTGGAATCTTGATGATTTCAATGATCGGTCGCACCCTGTTCCATGCCCTGCGCTTCGTCAACGTCCGCGGCTCGTCACGCGATAGCAAAGGTGGCGGGGGTGCCGTGGTGATTGCGATTTTGTTAGCCGGGGTGGGCTTGATGATTGTGGGCAGTATCGGCGTCTTTTTCGGTCGACTCATCCAAGCGGCGATCTCGCGTCAGCGCGAGTATCTCGCGGATGCCTCGGCGGTGCAATTCACGCGTGATACCGATGGTATTGCCGGCGCGCTGATGAAGATCGGCGGCCAGCAGTATGGATCCAAGATCAATGCGGCCAAGGCGGCGGAGGCGAGCCATTTGTTTTTTGCCGACGGGGGCATGTTCAGTTACGGCTTGGCCACCCATCCTCCCTTGGATCAACGGATCAAGGCCCTGCAGAAAAGCTGGGACGGTGAGTTTATCGAGACCCATCTGCCGGACGTCGCCACCGGCCGTTCCGCATCAAGGGACGCTCGGATGAGCGGGTTTTCCGGCCACACACCACCACCGCTTCCCGGTCGCGGTAATGTGGACCGGGTGGAAATGCAGAACCTGGGCGAACCCTCGCAGGTGAATATCAGCATCGGTAGCCAATTGCATGAGAGCCTGGAGCGCGAGTGGATCCACGCCTGCCACGACCGCGAAGAAGCTCAAGCGCTGATCTTCGGCCTGCTACTCGCCGAGGACAACGAGCTGCGTCAGGAAGAGGTGCTGTTTGTCAACAATGGGGCTGGCCAGGACGCCGGGGCCTTGGCTGTGGAGTGGAATCACTCCCTCTCCGGATTGCATTCCTCGGTGAAAATCGCCTTGATCGACCTCTGCGTCCCGACCCTGCGGAGACTGAGCCGACCCGAATACGAGCGCTTTGTCGAAATCACCCAGTGGCTGATTGCCAGCGACGGGCAGGTGGACCTTTTTGAATTCATGCTGCAACACATCGTGGAACGGCATCTCGACAGTCATTTCCAGCGTCGGGGATACGGTAAGATTCGTTACCGGAGGATCGAGCAGCTGGAGCGGGAGTCCAATGTCCTGCTCACCACCTTGGCGGCACTTGGTGGCGAACAGCAGATGCAGGAGGCTTATCAGGCGGCACTGAGCGATTCCGGCAAAACGATGGAAATGCTGCCTCCCGAAGCCTGCGGGCTGAAGAACGTCGAGCAAGCTTTGGAGAAATTCGATGCTGCCACGCCCTTGGTCAAAAAGCAGCTGCTGCGGATGCTGGGAGTGGCGGTGATGCATGATGGCGTGATTGAAAGCCGCGAGGCGGAGCTGCTGCGCGCCACCGCGGATGCCATCGGCTGTGCGGTGCCGCCCTTCGTCAAAAACCGTTGA